The genomic segment GCCTTGCCAAGATATTCGTTCGATGATTGCATATAGAGTGGTTCTAGTCTAACTGAAAACATGGATCTACCCTTCGAGGAAAGAAGGTATGGGTTTTTTAATCTCTTCAGAATTATAAACAAATTTTATAGCCTTATCTACATTGCCTGATATTGCTATATCTCCTGCGTAATGTGTTAACACTAAGGATTGTGCGTTTTTAAGGGTTTTTTTCGTATCACTAACGTTAAAAGGTGATGTGATTCTAATGTTTCCACTCTCTATAGAAAATTGAGTTATCTTCTCTAGTCTTGCCTTCCAGATTCCAAACCTCTTAGAGCCTATTCGTAGATATAATTCTGGTGGTAATTCATTCTTTGATATGATTATTGTCCATCCTTTAGTCCCTGGTGCTATTGCATTATATCTCGTAATTAGTGGAAAAGCTGTTCTTGTTTGTGGTTTATAAAGGATATAATCTGTTTCACTTGCGCTTAGTAATATGCTTTTGTAATATACTTTCTCTAGAAATAATGGATAAGCGTAAACTCCTAATTCATCGAATCGTTCAGCTGGTGGTTTACTAATCTTAATCTTGTTATATGCCGTTATATATGCTAGTGGTTTACTATTATTATTAATATTAATATTATTATATTCCGATATTAAACCTTTTAATGCTAATACTAATGGGTAATTGTGAATAACTGGGACTGTTGTTTGAATAAAGGAGTTTAAAGTTCTATTTGGCATTGCTAATGAGGAGAACCACATTAAGCTTTGGAGCTCTAAGTCAGCGTAATAAAACTTTAATTCATCTAGCCTGTAGGGCATTTTCTCCTCTTCTCTTATTTCTTCTGAGAGTCTTTTTTCTCCTTTTCTTCTACTTTCTAAGATCCCTTACTTTTACCTTCTACTTCCTTAATATACTTCACAACTGCGCTTGAGTAGTTGTAATTATCCCTTGCCCATAATGTAACTATCTCATCACTACTAATATTTATTTGAATGTTCTGTTGATCTATCTTTTTGTTTGGATCTGCTAGTATTTTAAATGATTTAATATTCTTTAGGTACTCTATTGATAATTTGATTACCTCTTCAGGTGGTGCTAGTTTTCGTTTGATTTCCTCTTCAGATGGTGCTAGTTTTTCTTCAATTTTCTGTATTACATATCTAGTAATGTCGTAAGAGCTTACAGTTTCTCTATCGCTGGCGTTTAGTCCTAATATTATTACTTGTACGCTACCGTATTTTGTTTCTCCTCCTCCCATCCTACTGATACTTGAAAGTGATGATAAGACAAGTTTAGCCTCTAGTTCTGTTACATCATACATAGCTAATTTGCCTATAAATACGACTCCTGGTAATACGTGGGATTCTTGGTAGAGTGACATTCCAGTATAACTTACACCATCTCCCACTTTATTATGAGTTAACTCTGCTACTGCAGCTTCGTATGTAGCAGTTCCAAACGCTGGGTCGTGGACAACTCTACTCTTTAACCCATAAGCTGTTCCTTTCTTCTTCTTCTTTGATTCCAATATTTTTAGTTCGTTCCTCGTTATTATTGAGCCTAAAATATTGCATGATGGACAATAGCCGCACAAACCTATATCAGTTCCTCCCGCTGATGTTGGTGGTGCAACATAACAATTCCAACTTTTATTACCATTGTTGTCAGTTGTTATTTTTTTAAAGCCAAGCTTTTCATAGTTAGGCAAGATATCTTTTCGTAATTTTTCATTATCATTATTATTTCGTAATATTTCAAGCATTCTTCTCCTTAGTTTAGCTTGAATTTTTTCTGGCAGTATCGTTGGAACTGATATAACCTTTCCTCCAAGATTAATCTCCAATTCACTAACATCACCTACTCCTTCTGTTCTGAAGAGCGGTATTCCTTTTGATACTATAGCATAAACTACTTCTATTTTT from the Sulfolobales archaeon genome contains:
- the cas7d gene encoding type I-D CRISPR-associated protein Cas7/Csc2, yielding MSQVSDPITQFLKENSGYLRNPDENDNRLFSKGRKIEVVYAIVSKGIPLFRTEGVGDVSELEINLGGKVISVPTILPEKIQAKLRRRMLEILRNNNDNEKLRKDILPNYEKLGFKKITTDNNGNKSWNCYVAPPTSAGGTDIGLCGYCPSCNILGSIITRNELKILESKKKKKGTAYGLKSRVVHDPAFGTATYEAAVAELTHNKVGDGVSYTGMSLYQESHVLPGVVFIGKLAMYDVTELEAKLVLSSLSSISRMGGGETKYGSVQVIILGLNASDRETVSSYDITRYVIQKIEEKLAPSEEEIKRKLAPPEEVIKLSIEYLKNIKSFKILADPNKKIDQQNIQINISSDEIVTLWARDNYNYSSAVVKYIKEVEGKSKGS